One Microbacterium marinum genomic window carries:
- the rsmA gene encoding 16S rRNA (adenine(1518)-N(6)/adenine(1519)-N(6))-dimethyltransferase RsmA, with amino-acid sequence MPVTLLGAAEIRALAAELDVTPTKKLGQNFVVDANTVRKIVTAAKVTAADRVVEVGPGLGSLTLAILETGAPVTAVEIDHRLAAHLPTTAAAHGVPDGALTVVPADALRVTELPGDPNVLVANLPYNVSVPVLLHFMETFPGIERGVVMVQAEVAERLAAPPGSKIYGTPSVKAAWYGPWRLTGTVSRQVFWPVPNVDSLLVGFERDATPRGDDDLRRRTFQIVDAAFQQRRKMLRQALSGLFGGSSGTASAVLEQAGVPPTARGEDLTIEDYVRIARV; translated from the coding sequence ATGCCCGTGACCCTGCTCGGAGCCGCCGAGATCCGCGCGCTCGCCGCCGAACTCGATGTGACTCCGACCAAGAAGCTGGGGCAGAATTTCGTCGTTGACGCCAACACGGTCCGCAAGATCGTCACGGCCGCCAAAGTCACCGCCGCCGACCGCGTCGTCGAGGTAGGGCCGGGCCTGGGCTCGCTGACCCTCGCCATCCTCGAGACCGGTGCGCCGGTCACCGCCGTCGAGATCGACCACCGCCTCGCCGCGCACCTGCCGACGACCGCCGCCGCGCACGGCGTGCCGGACGGCGCCCTCACCGTCGTCCCCGCCGACGCGCTCCGCGTCACCGAACTTCCCGGCGACCCGAACGTGCTCGTCGCGAATCTGCCGTACAACGTCAGCGTCCCGGTGCTCCTGCACTTCATGGAGACGTTCCCGGGCATCGAACGCGGCGTCGTCATGGTGCAGGCCGAGGTCGCCGAGCGCCTCGCAGCCCCGCCCGGATCGAAGATCTACGGCACCCCCAGCGTCAAGGCCGCCTGGTACGGCCCATGGCGCCTCACCGGCACCGTCTCGCGCCAGGTGTTCTGGCCGGTCCCCAACGTCGACAGCCTCCTCGTCGGCTTCGAGCGCGACGCGACTCCGCGGGGCGATGACGACCTCCGGCGACGCACCTTCCAGATCGTGGATGCCGCGTTCCAGCAGCGCCGCAAGATGCTGCGTCAGGCGCTGTCGGGGCTCTTCGGCGGGTCGTCGGGCACCGCGAGCGCCGTCCTCGAGCAGGCGGGTGTTCCGCCGACCGCGCGCGGCGAGGATCTCACGATCGAGGACTACGTCCGCATCGCACGCGTCTGA